One Halobaculum roseum DNA window includes the following coding sequences:
- a CDS encoding low molecular weight phosphatase family protein codes for MGEPLMVSHTDTLGPLRLGFVCVQNAGRSQIAAALAETQVQVQMRSDIEIVSGGTDPAVAIHPTVIEVMSEKGYDLSDRSPTKITRESLEACDFIVLMGCALSIEDLPPGVVVRDWGFVDPVDSDRESVWAISTEIEQQVIELFDELPTQAERRANYVTHE; via the coding sequence CACACACAGACACCCTCGGTCCGCTTCGCCTCGGGTTCGTCTGCGTGCAGAACGCAGGCCGGAGCCAGATCGCCGCCGCGCTCGCCGAAACCCAAGTTCAGGTTCAGATGCGAAGTGACATCGAGATCGTTTCTGGTGGGACCGATCCCGCTGTCGCGATACATCCGACCGTCATAGAGGTGATGTCTGAGAAAGGCTACGACTTATCTGACCGGTCACCGACGAAGATCACCCGTGAGTCGCTCGAGGCGTGCGATTTTATCGTATTGATGGGCTGTGCACTGTCAATCGAGGACCTTCCACCCGGAGTCGTCGTTCGAGACTGGGGGTTTGTCGACCCAGTAGACTCCGATCGGGAGTCTGTCTGGGCGATCAGTACCGAAATCGAACAGCAGGTGATCGAACTTTTCGACGAGCTGCCGACACAGGCGGAGCGTCGCGCGAACTACGTAACACATGAATGA
- a CDS encoding low molecular weight phosphatase family protein: protein MNENTESEPLRIAFVCVQNAGRSQMAYALAQREVEQRGLQDEIEIITGGTRPADHVHDEVVRAMHAVGIDISGRTPREIAFEETQGSDYVITMGCSADDVCPAGWAGENRDWNLDDPDGKSAAEVGRIRDEIERRVNDLFDELGST from the coding sequence ATGAATGAGAACACAGAATCCGAACCGCTGAGAATTGCCTTCGTCTGCGTGCAGAACGCAGGTCGCTCGCAGATGGCCTACGCGCTCGCACAGCGAGAAGTTGAACAGCGAGGACTCCAGGACGAAATCGAAATCATAACTGGTGGAACACGCCCTGCTGACCATGTCCACGACGAGGTGGTTCGGGCGATGCACGCAGTTGGCATCGATATCTCGGGACGGACACCTCGGGAGATCGCGTTCGAGGAAACACAGGGGAGCGATTACGTCATCACGATGGGTTGTTCGGCCGACGACGTCTGTCCCGCGGGATGGGCGGGCGAGAACCGTGACTGGAATCTCGACGACCCGGACGGGAAGTCGGCTGCTGAGGTCGGTCGCATCCGCGACGAAATCGAACGACGGGTAAACGACCTCTTCGATGAACTCGGATCGACGTAG